The window ACCATCATGTTTATTTTCTCCAATTTATCCATCTCCATGTACGGACTTTCCTTTGCCAGCTATTTCATCTCTTTGTTCGGCATTGGCAATGAGAAAGTGATCGCACTGGCCATATTGACTCTCTTCTATGTGCTCAACTGCTTTGGCATTGACAAATTCGCAAGGATCCAGAACCTGATCGTCATGGGACTGATACTGGCCTTAGGCGTGTTTGCAGCTTTTGGCGTGGGGGACATTGAGCCAGGGTACTTTGCGGAATCCACCTTTATGACGGGAGGCATGCTTGGGCTTTTGCAGGCAGGCGGGCTGCTCACCTTTGCGGTGGGAGGCGCTTCCTGCATCGTCAACCTCTCTGCAGAATCCAAAAGGCCTACCAGGGACATTCCTCTGGTCATGATCATTTCCACACTGGCGGTGGCAGTCCTTTACGGCATCATCGCATTCGTAGCGGCAGGAGTGCTTCCGCTGGAACAGGTGGCAGGCCAGAATTTAACCCTGGTGGCGGATAAGATTTTAAGCCGTCCTCTATACATATTTTTCATCGTATGCGGAGCCGGGTTTGCCCTGATCTCCACCTTAAACGCCCAATATGCCTGGGCCCCCAAGCCCGTCATGCAGGCCTGCGATGACGGCTGGCTTCCGGCAAGGCTTGCCAGGCTATCCAAGTACAACACTCCAATCATCATCCTCACCATTCTCTACCTGGTTGCCGCGGTCTGCATTCTGACCGGCTTAAGCGTTGCGGTCTTAGGCAATATGTGCTTGATCGCCAACGGGGTCATTACATTGATGATTAACATATGCGTCTATAAGATACCCAAGGTCTGCCCGGAGGCATGGGAAAATTCTAAGTTTAAGGTTGGAAAAAGCGCCATGACATTGATTACGGCTCTTGGAGCTGCTTCCGCAATTTTTGCGATTATTCTCAATGCCTCAACCTTATCTACAACTTTAATATTATTAAACGTGGTAGTCATCGCCGGTTCCTTTGTATTCTCTTTCCTCCGCAGCAAACAGGCGCATGTGGAGGTCAGCTACGAAGAGGCATGACGAGGGCCGCTTCTGTCAAAATATAGTTTAAAAATATAATTTAAAAAGATATAGCCAGAAAGGATGGATAAGTTACTATGAAATACGATTTTACCAGCATCATGGACCGGCACGGAAAGGATTCCATCGCAGTTGACGGACTGGGGACGAACCCAGGTTTTACCCCGGAGCCGCCGGGAGAGGGCTTTGGCGCCATTCCCATGTGGGTAGCGGACATGAACTTTCCAACTGTCCCCACCATACCGGAGGCGATGATTGAAAGGGCAAAGCACCCGGCCTACGGCTATTTCACTCCGCCTGACGAGTATTATGATTCCATCATCAGCTGGCACGAGAAGCGCAACGGCGTCACCGGCCTGACAAAGGAGGCCATCAGCTACGAAAACGGGGTTCTGGGCGGCTTAATCAGCGCCTTGAACGTATTCTGTTCCAAGGGTGATAATGTGCTCCTCCATTCTCCCACCTACATCGGCTTTACCATGTGCGTGGAAAACAACGGCTACAACATCGTCCACAGTCCATTAAAACTGGATGTGGGCGGCATCTGGCGCATGGATTTTGAAGACATGGAGAAAAAACTGGTGGAAAAAAAGATTCATGCCGCTATCTTCTGTTCTCCCCACAATCCCTGCGGCCGTGTATGGGAGAGATGGGAAATCGAGAAAGCCATGGAGCTTTACAAAAAGCATAATGTCTTTGTAATTTCCGATGAAATCTGGTCCGACATCATTTTGGCAGGCCATGAGCACATCCCTACCCAAAGCGTCAGCGAGGATGCAAGCCAACGGACGGTGGCGTTATACGCTCCCTCCAAGACCTTTAACCTGGCAGGCCTTGTGGGAAGCTATCATATTATCTACAATAAATGGATTCGGGAGCGGGTGGCAAAGGAATCCTCCTTATCCCATTACAACGACATGAACGTGCTGTCCATGCATGCCCTTTTAGGGGCCTACCGGTCCGAGGGCTATGAATGGGTCGACGAACTGTGCCAGGTCATCACCGCCAATGTGGATTACGCCTATGATTATATCAGGGAGCATTTTCACGGAGTGAGCCTTTCAAAACCGGAAGGCACCTATATGATGTTCCTGGACTGCAGCCGGTGGTGTGAAGAAAACGGAAAGACCATTGAGGAGTTAGAGCGGGCCGGCTGGGCCGTAGGTGTGGCCTGGCAGGACGGACAGATGTTTCACGGACCGTACCACATCCGCCTGAATCTGGCCCTTCCCTTAAGCCAGGTAAAAGAGGCCTTCCAGCGGCTGAATGAATACGTGTTTCTCAGCTAAAGAGACGGCGCACAGCTAAATGATATCAGCTGTGCGCCGTTTTTTTCTTTTCACCTGCCGGGCTTGTCTTTTTGGCCCTCAGGGAGAGGTCGTTATTAAATTCCCGGCTGTCCTTCACGTCCAGCATAAAACCTTCGTTTAACTTCTGCTGGACTTTCCGGTAGATCTGAAGCTCTTCCTCGGTAAAAGAATCCAGTAAGTGGTAGGTTCGTTCATAACAGCAGCTTTCAAATTCCTGGTGCTTTAAAAACAGCTCCCTCCCGGATTCGGTAAGGTAGAGGTTATAGACCCGGTTATTGCTTTCGTTTCTCTTCTGTAAAATCCATTCCTTGGCCCGCAGCTTTTTGATGAGCTGAGAGCAGGCGCTTAAAGTCTTATTTAAGGTCCGGGCACACTCGGCGGCGGAGATGCCGGGCTGCTGACCCACCATCTTTAAGATCTGGGCCTCCGCCTGATAAAGAGTGGTTCCCTTATAATCATGTAACAGCGAATCATATTCCATAATGAGTCCGCACCCCGTATCCAAATCCCGGATCAACTCACAGTACAGCTCATATCGTTGGTTTTCACTCATAATTTCCTCCCACATGTACAGCAGCTTCTTCATTTATGGGCAAACTTCCAGCCGCCCTATTGGATAATGTTACCACTTATTCTTAAATCGTGCAAGCAGTAGCTTTTTTTCCTTCTGGAAGAATTTACCTTCCGGGCTGTCAGCCTGAAATCTTTGCAGAATAAAAAAAGGAATCCGTCCTCACATTGACAGTGAAAGGAACGGATTCCTTCTTCTATGACTCTAAAAAACTGACAGCAGCCTCCTGACTGCCAGACCAGAATCCACCCGGACGCAGTAATGGATCTCTTCATGATCATAGACCGGAATAAAGCCTTCATCCAGTTTGATCATGCCGCGGAATTCCTCATTTTCATACTCCACCGCAGCCCTTGCCATCCGGTATTCTCCAATGGAGGGATCCTCGGCAATCAACATTGCCAAAGGATCATGGACCACGGAGCAGTCCAGACTGCCCATGGACTCATAGCTGAACTTGAAGTAATATTCCAGGACAGACTGCATATACTCCACGATCTCCCGGTTTTCCTCCCTGCAGTACTTTCCAAGGAGGGAAATATCCCGGGCAGACAGAAAGGTCTCCATGGTAACGTCAAGACCTACCACTGTCATGGGAAAGCCCGCCCGGAACACAATATCAGAGGCTTTTGCATCTCCGTAGATATTCGCTTCCGCATAGACATTGATATTACCGGGCTTGTGGAA of the Lacrimispora indolis DSM 755 genome contains:
- a CDS encoding APC family permease codes for the protein MSDSQCSSSTKQLKQVLGFWDLMGASVGQIIGAGIMTLLGAAIAMTGRSVPLAFLVAAIITVCQYLPVILISGTVRLRGGQYTMVAMLTGEKFAGAYTIMFIFSNLSISMYGLSFASYFISLFGIGNEKVIALAILTLFYVLNCFGIDKFARIQNLIVMGLILALGVFAAFGVGDIEPGYFAESTFMTGGMLGLLQAGGLLTFAVGGASCIVNLSAESKRPTRDIPLVMIISTLAVAVLYGIIAFVAAGVLPLEQVAGQNLTLVADKILSRPLYIFFIVCGAGFALISTLNAQYAWAPKPVMQACDDGWLPARLARLSKYNTPIIILTILYLVAAVCILTGLSVAVLGNMCLIANGVITLMINICVYKIPKVCPEAWENSKFKVGKSAMTLITALGAASAIFAIILNASTLSTTLILLNVVVIAGSFVFSFLRSKQAHVEVSYEEA
- a CDS encoding MalY/PatB family protein, producing MKYDFTSIMDRHGKDSIAVDGLGTNPGFTPEPPGEGFGAIPMWVADMNFPTVPTIPEAMIERAKHPAYGYFTPPDEYYDSIISWHEKRNGVTGLTKEAISYENGVLGGLISALNVFCSKGDNVLLHSPTYIGFTMCVENNGYNIVHSPLKLDVGGIWRMDFEDMEKKLVEKKIHAAIFCSPHNPCGRVWERWEIEKAMELYKKHNVFVISDEIWSDIILAGHEHIPTQSVSEDASQRTVALYAPSKTFNLAGLVGSYHIIYNKWIRERVAKESSLSHYNDMNVLSMHALLGAYRSEGYEWVDELCQVITANVDYAYDYIREHFHGVSLSKPEGTYMMFLDCSRWCEENGKTIEELERAGWAVGVAWQDGQMFHGPYHIRLNLALPLSQVKEAFQRLNEYVFLS
- a CDS encoding MarR family winged helix-turn-helix transcriptional regulator translates to MSENQRYELYCELIRDLDTGCGLIMEYDSLLHDYKGTTLYQAEAQILKMVGQQPGISAAECARTLNKTLSACSQLIKKLRAKEWILQKRNESNNRVYNLYLTESGRELFLKHQEFESCCYERTYHLLDSFTEEELQIYRKVQQKLNEGFMLDVKDSREFNNDLSLRAKKTSPAGEKKKTAHS
- a CDS encoding nucleoside hydrolase, with the translated sequence MKHIIVDCDTGIDDSIAILYALKSKKLHIEGFTTVYGNTSSMQAAENTLRLIKLAKCGYDIPVIVGANESLTGEVEPYPVHIHGENGIGNVELPVSEQMPLNEEAADFIIRKAEELGGDLTIVTLGRLTNIAAALEKDPRLPYKIKHMAVMGGNFHKPGNINVYAEANIYGDAKASDIVFRAGFPMTVVGLDVTMETFLSARDISLLGKYCREENREIVEYMQSVLEYYFKFSYESMGSLDCSVVHDPLAMLIAEDPSIGEYRMARAAVEYENEEFRGMIKLDEGFIPVYDHEEIHYCVRVDSGLAVRRLLSVF